A single genomic interval of Neisseria leonii harbors:
- a CDS encoding GpE family phage tail protein: MSACADMAWWFGWSVQDVYGLPLDEFEEWQKEAARQIKAGYRKGI; this comes from the coding sequence ATGTCGGCCTGTGCCGATATGGCATGGTGGTTCGGTTGGAGTGTGCAGGACGTTTACGGCCTGCCGCTGGATGAGTTTGAGGAATGGCAGAAAGAAGCAGCCCGCCAAATTAAGGCGGGCTATCGGAAGGGGATATGA
- a CDS encoding phage tail assembly protein, with translation MNEAQKLQEDLGATQTVKLKYPVRLATGQILDKVSVRRPRVGDLRAVMHITNEAGQGLMLVSRVTGLVPEDLDMLDLKDLEAVQAAFRAEESGGSQ, from the coding sequence ATGAACGAAGCACAGAAACTGCAAGAAGACTTGGGGGCCACCCAAACCGTGAAGCTGAAATACCCGGTGCGTTTGGCGACGGGTCAAATACTGGACAAAGTCAGCGTACGCCGTCCCCGCGTGGGCGATCTACGTGCCGTGATGCACATTACCAATGAAGCCGGGCAGGGTTTGATGCTGGTATCACGGGTAACGGGTTTGGTTCCCGAAGACTTGGATATGCTGGATTTGAAAGACTTGGAAGCGGTTCAGGCCGCCTTTCGCGCCGAAGAAAGCGGCGGCAGCCAATAA
- a CDS encoding DMT family transporter: MPYLLTASFLWGTSFIAGKIAYEMTDPALVVLCRLLIAAAVTLPVSLRFFRRHSPVPFSLLKTVMLLGLLTYPLTFLLQFSGLGMTSAASAATMIGVEPVMVMLVGYLFFREKAAWPVVLLGLAAFAGVALVAGGGAAEGVSLSGCLLVLASTVLVAFWLRLSQSVLAEMEVQTYTALSLQLGTLAGTPLMLLLVENWTWNFSWPGMAALLYLGLGCSLLAAWCWNKGLADTPANISGIFLALEPVFGVLLAVWLLNESLSRTAWAGVVLAVAAAGICILLPKSKTQTA; the protein is encoded by the coding sequence ATGCCGTATCTGCTGACTGCCTCTTTTTTGTGGGGGACTTCGTTTATCGCGGGGAAAATAGCCTATGAGATGACTGATCCCGCTTTGGTGGTTCTGTGCCGCCTGCTGATTGCCGCCGCCGTTACGCTTCCAGTGTCACTGCGCTTTTTCAGACGGCACAGCCCCGTACCCTTTTCCCTGCTGAAAACCGTGATGCTGCTGGGACTGCTGACCTATCCGCTGACGTTTCTGCTGCAATTTTCTGGTTTGGGCATGACTTCCGCCGCCAGTGCGGCCACGATGATCGGTGTGGAACCGGTGATGGTGATGCTGGTCGGCTATCTGTTTTTCAGAGAAAAGGCCGCGTGGCCGGTGGTGCTGCTGGGGCTGGCCGCTTTTGCCGGTGTGGCTCTGGTGGCCGGCGGCGGCGCGGCGGAAGGCGTAAGCTTATCCGGCTGCCTGCTGGTGTTGGCTTCGACGGTACTGGTGGCATTCTGGCTGCGCCTGTCGCAATCCGTGCTGGCCGAAATGGAGGTTCAGACCTATACCGCACTGTCCCTCCAGTTGGGCACACTGGCCGGTACCCCGCTGATGCTGCTGCTCGTGGAAAACTGGACATGGAATTTTTCATGGCCGGGTATGGCCGCGCTGCTGTATCTGGGGCTGGGTTGCAGCCTGCTGGCCGCATGGTGCTGGAACAAGGGTTTGGCGGACACGCCTGCCAACATCAGCGGGATTTTTCTGGCTTTGGAACCGGTATTCGGCGTTTTGCTGGCAGTATGGCTGCTGAACGAATCATTAAGCCGGACAGCATGGGCCGGTGTGGTTCTGGCGGTTGCGGCGGCCGGCATCTGTATTCTGCTGCCGAAATCCAAAACACAAACCGCCTGA
- a CDS encoding DUF2190 domain-containing protein: MTQHSRLNAFRRHWEINYGKTDQTSGADHYCPNLGPVVANRLVSYTGKQASAGENVLGAALYDAADVLDIVLVEAGGAVAVGDAVGADAQGCAVSGAGTAVVFALSDAATAGDVIRILLRS; the protein is encoded by the coding sequence TTGACACAACACAGCCGTCTGAATGCTTTCAGACGGCATTGGGAGATAAATTATGGCAAAACCGACCAAACAAGTGGTGCTGACCACTACTGTCCGAACCTAGGCCCCGTGGTGGCCAACCGTCTGGTTTCCTATACCGGCAAACAGGCTTCTGCCGGTGAGAATGTGCTGGGCGCGGCACTTTATGATGCCGCCGATGTATTGGACATTGTATTGGTGGAAGCGGGCGGTGCCGTGGCTGTGGGAGACGCAGTAGGCGCGGATGCGCAGGGCTGTGCGGTATCGGGAGCCGGGACGGCTGTCGTCTTCGCCCTGTCCGATGCTGCCACTGCCGGCGATGTGATTCGTATCCTACTCAGGAGCTGA
- a CDS encoding Fe2+-dependent dioxygenase: MLLHIENVLSEAELVQARAILADAPWADGKITAGSQSGQVKNNLQLPQLSEAGQAMSELVKNAVLRNSEFFAAALPHTVFPPLINCYREGQQFGNHIDNAVRRDPYTGQWVRTDVSSTLFLNDPDEYDGGELVIEDNYGSHSVKLAAGDMIVYPATSLHHVTPVTRGQRIASFFWTQSMVPGDEKRTLLFDMDRAISSLRAQYGENEETVLLTGVYHNLLRQWSSI; this comes from the coding sequence ATGTTACTGCATATTGAAAACGTTTTAAGCGAAGCAGAATTGGTGCAGGCGCGCGCGATTCTGGCCGATGCACCGTGGGCCGACGGCAAAATCACCGCAGGCAGCCAGTCCGGCCAAGTGAAAAACAATCTGCAACTGCCCCAGTTGAGCGAAGCGGGTCAGGCCATGTCGGAGCTGGTGAAAAACGCCGTGCTGCGCAACAGTGAATTTTTCGCCGCCGCCCTGCCGCACACCGTCTTCCCGCCGCTCATCAACTGCTACCGCGAAGGCCAGCAGTTCGGCAACCACATCGACAACGCCGTCCGCCGCGACCCCTACACCGGCCAATGGGTGCGCACCGACGTTTCCAGCACCCTGTTTCTCAACGACCCCGACGAATACGACGGCGGCGAATTGGTCATTGAAGACAATTACGGCAGCCACAGCGTCAAACTCGCAGCGGGCGATATGATTGTCTACCCCGCCACCAGCCTGCACCACGTAACCCCCGTTACCCGCGGCCAGCGCATCGCCAGCTTTTTCTGGACGCAGTCGATGGTGCCGGGCGACGAAAAACGCACCCTGCTGTTCGATATGGACCGCGCCATCTCTTCCCTGCGCGCGCAATACGGCGAAAACGAAGAAACCGTTTTGCTCACGGGCGTTTACCACAACCTGCTGCGCCAATGGAGCAGCATTTGA
- a CDS encoding bifunctional 4-hydroxy-2-oxoglutarate aldolase/2-dehydro-3-deoxy-phosphogluconate aldolase, with protein sequence MNAREILSAGAVVPVIAVDDIHSAVDMAHALVAGGIPTLEITLRTRHGIEAVKLIKREVKGAIVGAGTVTDATALQAVADAGAEFAISPGLNAVFAQAAAQSPIPVIPGIATAGELMLASEYGMDTLKLFPAEAVGGISLLQALYGPFPHVKFCPTGGITPETAPDYLKLPNVLCVGGSWLTPKHLLAARDWDGITQLAKQAAALKKHTAC encoded by the coding sequence ATGAACGCAAGAGAAATTTTATCCGCCGGCGCGGTGGTGCCGGTGATTGCCGTCGACGACATCCACAGCGCGGTCGATATGGCGCACGCCCTGGTTGCCGGCGGCATTCCCACCCTGGAAATCACCCTGCGCACCCGCCACGGCATCGAAGCGGTTAAACTGATTAAACGCGAAGTCAAAGGCGCGATTGTCGGCGCGGGGACGGTTACCGATGCCACCGCATTGCAGGCCGTGGCCGATGCCGGTGCCGAATTTGCCATCAGTCCGGGGCTGAACGCCGTTTTCGCACAGGCGGCGGCTCAAAGCCCGATTCCCGTGATTCCCGGCATCGCCACAGCGGGCGAACTGATGCTGGCCTCTGAATACGGTATGGACACGCTGAAACTGTTCCCTGCCGAAGCCGTCGGCGGCATCTCCCTACTGCAAGCACTGTACGGCCCGTTTCCGCACGTGAAATTCTGCCCCACCGGCGGCATCACGCCCGAGACCGCGCCCGATTATCTGAAACTGCCCAATGTGTTGTGCGTGGGCGGTTCGTGGCTTACCCCGAAACACCTGCTCGCCGCCCGCGACTGGGACGGCATTACCCAATTGGCCAAACAGGCGGCCGCGTTGAAAAAACATACCGCCTGTTAA
- a CDS encoding phage tail tape measure protein → MASDLGVSIKVSAAVGGALSGLVSVSKAMKTLESTTAALEARQRELGNVLERNKDRLGVQSARQLWQEYDKIDRSIKKLTASSVKLQQIQGLKAANAARWENIKSRWAVAAAAAGTLVLPVRLAIGFESAMADVKKVVNFETPQQLKEMEQDILHMTRKIPMAAEELAAIVAAGGQSGVARGHLTGFASDAAKMGVAFDMAAGEAGEAMATLSNVLQIPIPKISRLGDAVNHLSDNANSKAADIVNVLTRVGSDIKQLGMTETQGAAWGSTFLSMGKAPELAAQAIKGMVTSLSVLKAGGKKEAAALAELGLTAKEFADAMNKDAQDAVLNLLARVKQLPKDKQYPLLMRMFGRQYADDALMLANNVGEYNRQLDLLSEKDASGNLKYLGSMQREFENRSATTANQLQILKNGLVELGITVGSVILPVVNEFVAEAVKVSNQLSDWAAQHPVLTRSVIGTAASLLAFVAGGFAVMAAGNRLKALFLTLNGALQSFKGTAQLMSLVMKGGILPADVPGRLGTFVRALSAARTAMMGFSVSSLIAMWPVVLAVGAIALAGWTVYKAWNPIKAFFAGLWDGLLQGMKPLKPVFDRLVKALSGVWQAVAPLVMPVVDAVASALSGLWTTVQPFVQPILDFFGDFFSAAQTAEGGARSLGETVGVWLGEKISGLLGMVLNVWTAMITFFDNRLNALISLIANFSPVTAFQTAFQAVWTWLSGLGATFMSYGSMMIDGLVNGIKAGIGRAVAAVQGVVSAVKSAFTSDSKGMGIHSPSRVFQGYGGFMTEGLAIGVNKGAARPVQAVGAWAGRLKESFAARMGGLRADLAARISDSSADFAAARAAQNQAAGGMTVNFNPTINAPGGDPAQIQTALQLGLREFETLFNRMMADRERRAY, encoded by the coding sequence ATGGCTTCTGATTTGGGTGTTTCAATTAAGGTATCCGCCGCCGTCGGAGGTGCGTTGTCCGGCTTGGTCAGTGTCAGTAAAGCCATGAAAACGCTGGAATCGACAACCGCCGCACTTGAGGCACGGCAGCGTGAGCTGGGGAACGTGTTGGAACGGAATAAAGACAGATTGGGCGTGCAATCTGCCAGGCAGTTGTGGCAAGAGTACGACAAAATTGACCGCTCCATCAAAAAACTGACTGCCAGCTCTGTAAAATTGCAACAGATTCAGGGATTAAAAGCTGCCAACGCCGCCCGGTGGGAGAATATAAAATCCCGTTGGGCTGTTGCCGCAGCGGCAGCCGGTACATTGGTTTTGCCGGTCAGGCTCGCGATTGGTTTTGAGTCGGCGATGGCAGATGTTAAAAAAGTTGTCAATTTTGAGACGCCGCAACAGCTCAAAGAAATGGAACAGGATATTTTGCACATGACACGCAAGATTCCGATGGCGGCAGAAGAGCTGGCCGCGATTGTCGCGGCAGGCGGACAAAGCGGCGTTGCACGCGGACACCTGACCGGCTTTGCATCGGATGCGGCCAAAATGGGTGTGGCATTCGATATGGCGGCAGGAGAGGCCGGCGAAGCGATGGCCACCCTGTCCAATGTTTTACAGATTCCGATTCCGAAAATCAGCAGATTGGGCGATGCCGTCAACCATTTGTCGGACAACGCTAATTCAAAGGCAGCCGATATTGTCAATGTGCTGACCCGTGTCGGCAGCGACATCAAGCAGCTCGGCATGACGGAAACCCAAGGTGCGGCATGGGGCAGTACATTTCTGAGTATGGGTAAGGCACCGGAACTTGCAGCGCAGGCCATAAAAGGTATGGTCACTTCGCTGTCGGTTTTGAAAGCCGGAGGTAAAAAAGAGGCGGCGGCATTGGCTGAATTGGGACTGACGGCCAAAGAATTCGCCGATGCCATGAACAAAGACGCGCAAGATGCGGTGCTCAATCTGCTGGCACGGGTCAAACAGCTTCCGAAAGACAAGCAATATCCGCTGCTGATGCGTATGTTCGGCAGGCAGTATGCCGATGATGCTTTGATGCTGGCCAATAACGTCGGGGAGTACAACCGCCAACTGGATTTGCTGTCTGAAAAAGACGCTTCCGGCAATCTGAAATATCTCGGATCGATGCAGCGCGAATTTGAAAACCGTTCTGCAACGACCGCAAATCAATTGCAGATTTTGAAAAACGGTTTGGTTGAGCTGGGCATCACTGTCGGCAGCGTCATTTTGCCTGTGGTCAATGAATTTGTTGCCGAAGCCGTCAAAGTTTCCAATCAGCTGTCCGATTGGGCGGCACAGCATCCTGTGCTGACGAGAAGTGTTATTGGTACGGCCGCATCATTGCTGGCTTTTGTGGCCGGCGGTTTTGCTGTTATGGCAGCGGGCAATCGGCTGAAAGCATTATTCCTGACGCTAAACGGCGCGCTGCAATCATTTAAGGGAACAGCGCAACTGATGTCACTGGTGATGAAGGGCGGCATTCTGCCTGCCGATGTTCCCGGACGGCTCGGAACATTTGTCCGTGCTTTATCTGCTGCCCGTACCGCTATGATGGGTTTTAGTGTGTCTTCACTGATTGCCATGTGGCCGGTGGTGTTGGCGGTCGGTGCGATTGCGCTGGCCGGCTGGACGGTTTACAAAGCATGGAATCCGATTAAGGCATTTTTTGCCGGATTGTGGGACGGTTTGCTGCAGGGAATGAAACCGTTGAAACCGGTGTTCGACCGGCTTGTCAAGGCTTTGTCAGGCGTATGGCAGGCCGTCGCGCCGTTGGTTATGCCTGTGGTAGACGCGGTTGCGTCGGCATTGTCGGGTTTGTGGACGACGGTGCAGCCATTTGTGCAGCCTATTCTCGATTTCTTCGGGGACTTTTTCAGCGCGGCTCAAACCGCCGAAGGCGGCGCACGCAGCTTGGGGGAAACCGTTGGTGTATGGTTGGGTGAAAAAATCAGCGGCTTACTTGGTATGGTACTGAATGTGTGGACGGCCATGATCACCTTTTTCGACAATCGGCTGAATGCACTGATCAGCCTAATCGCCAACTTTTCCCCCGTCACTGCTTTTCAGACGGCCTTCCAAGCAGTGTGGACTTGGCTCTCCGGCTTGGGCGCAACTTTTATGTCCTACGGCAGCATGATGATCGACGGCTTGGTCAACGGCATCAAGGCAGGCATCGGCCGCGCAGTGGCGGCGGTACAAGGGGTGGTGTCGGCGGTTAAGTCTGCGTTTACGTCCGACAGCAAAGGCATGGGCATCCATTCGCCCAGCCGCGTTTTCCAAGGCTACGGCGGGTTTATGACCGAGGGTCTGGCCATCGGTGTCAATAAAGGTGCGGCGCGGCCGGTACAGGCTGTCGGTGCGTGGGCAGGCCGTCTGAAAGAGAGCTTTGCCGCCCGTATGGGCGGTCTGCGTGCCGATTTGGCGGCGCGGATTTCAGACAGCAGCGCAGATTTTGCCGCTGCACGAGCCGCCCAAAACCAAGCGGCAGGCGGCATGACCGTGAATTTCAACCCGACCATCAACGCCCCGGGCGGCGACCCTGCGCAAATTCAGACGGCCTTGCAGCTGGGCTTGCGCGAATTTGAAACGCTGTTTAACCGCATGATGGCCGACCGCGAACGGAGGGCTTACTGA
- a CDS encoding phage tail sheath subtilisin-like domain-containing protein: protein MAAAFHHGTETVRIDGGSVPVYTADGAITAIIGTAPTGAVNELTVCQTKKDFAAFGGELAGKGFTLPDAAHIWTRYGSGVAYVVNVCDPAKHKTEVTDEVLTVDGDTLTAYTAKPALQSGYAVSDGTAALIEGQHYAINTLTGEIVFKSKPEAPKISYRYTDPAKVTEADIIGAYVAATGKRTGLELLTEGFNRFGADAKILIVPEFDQTDTCAAAMIATAAKLNAVAYINAPKGTSLSKALEGRGPNGTINFNTSSDRAQLFYPHVTGLLGTEHLATHAAGLRMKTDVEKGYWWSISNKELLGVTGLEVGLTARADDPQSETNRLNEKGITTVFNSYGTGYRLWGNRLACFPAVSHIKNFEVAQRTGDLIDESIRRAELQYIDRPIDDALIDSLVETVRTYLGTLPSIVGFEVDLDYDYDLPDAFSKGQVPIKYGYTPKLPAERITNTSVMTRKYLVNLASGNSN, encoded by the coding sequence ATGGCAGCAGCCTTCCACCACGGCACGGAAACCGTCCGCATCGACGGCGGCTCCGTCCCCGTTTACACCGCCGACGGCGCAATTACCGCCATCATCGGCACCGCCCCGACAGGCGCGGTCAACGAACTGACCGTGTGCCAAACCAAAAAAGACTTTGCCGCGTTTGGCGGCGAACTGGCCGGCAAGGGCTTCACGCTGCCCGATGCGGCGCATATCTGGACGCGCTACGGCTCGGGCGTGGCTTATGTGGTTAACGTGTGCGACCCTGCCAAACACAAAACCGAAGTTACCGATGAAGTGCTGACGGTAGACGGCGACACGCTCACCGCTTATACGGCAAAGCCCGCGCTGCAATCAGGCTATGCCGTTTCAGACGGCACGGCGGCACTGATCGAAGGGCAGCATTACGCCATCAACACACTGACGGGCGAAATCGTATTCAAAAGCAAACCCGAAGCCCCGAAAATCAGTTACCGCTACACAGATCCGGCCAAAGTAACCGAAGCCGACATTATCGGCGCGTATGTGGCCGCCACGGGCAAACGCACCGGCTTGGAGTTGCTGACCGAAGGTTTCAACCGCTTCGGTGCGGACGCGAAAATCCTCATCGTGCCCGAGTTTGACCAAACCGACACCTGCGCCGCTGCCATGATTGCTACGGCCGCCAAGCTCAATGCCGTTGCCTACATCAATGCGCCGAAAGGCACATCGTTGAGTAAGGCTTTGGAAGGCCGCGGCCCGAACGGCACGATTAATTTCAACACCTCGTCTGACCGCGCACAGCTGTTTTACCCGCACGTTACCGGTCTGCTCGGCACCGAGCATCTGGCCACCCACGCCGCCGGTCTGCGTATGAAAACCGATGTGGAAAAAGGCTACTGGTGGAGCATTTCCAACAAAGAGCTGCTGGGCGTAACCGGGCTGGAAGTGGGCTTGACCGCACGCGCCGACGACCCGCAAAGCGAAACCAACCGCCTGAACGAAAAAGGCATTACCACCGTGTTCAATTCATACGGCACGGGCTACCGCCTGTGGGGCAACCGCTTGGCCTGCTTCCCCGCCGTAAGCCACATCAAGAATTTTGAAGTGGCGCAGCGCACGGGGGATTTGATTGACGAGAGCATCCGCCGCGCCGAGCTGCAATACATCGACCGCCCGATTGACGACGCGCTGATTGACAGCCTCGTCGAAACCGTGCGTACCTATTTAGGCACGCTGCCGAGCATCGTCGGCTTTGAAGTGGATTTGGACTACGATTACGACCTGCCCGATGCGTTCAGCAAAGGCCAAGTCCCCATCAAATACGGCTACACGCCCAAGCTGCCGGCCGAGCGCATTACCAATACCAGCGTGATGACACGCAAGTATCTGGTCAACCTAGCCTCCGGCAACAGCAATTAA
- a CDS encoding phage major tail tube protein has translation MSDYIHAIYNANVYVDGNSLLGRASEFKLPDFEITQDEYKGLGLFGTVKLPSGAEALEGEITWNSIYPEVAEKLYNPFRGTQLMVRANQQIHNAAGLEKEVPVVTVLTVMPSKNGLGTFKPKEKSEHGTTYQATEIRQIIDGREVLYFNAFKNIYRIGGKDVLSQMRKNTGA, from the coding sequence ATGAGCGATTACATCCACGCGATTTACAACGCCAACGTTTACGTTGACGGCAACAGCCTGTTGGGCAGGGCATCCGAGTTCAAACTGCCCGATTTTGAGATTACCCAGGACGAATACAAAGGCCTGGGCCTGTTCGGCACCGTCAAGCTGCCTTCGGGTGCGGAGGCTTTGGAAGGCGAAATCACCTGGAACAGCATTTATCCCGAAGTAGCCGAAAAGCTCTACAACCCGTTCCGCGGCACGCAACTGATGGTGCGCGCCAACCAGCAGATTCACAATGCGGCGGGTTTGGAAAAAGAAGTGCCGGTGGTCACCGTGCTGACCGTGATGCCGAGCAAAAACGGCTTGGGCACGTTCAAGCCGAAAGAGAAATCGGAACACGGCACCACCTATCAGGCCACCGAAATCCGCCAGATCATCGACGGGCGCGAAGTGCTGTATTTCAATGCCTTCAAAAACATCTACCGTATCGGCGGCAAAGATGTGTTGTCGCAGATGCGCAAAAACACCGGCGCGTAG
- a CDS encoding TonB-dependent siderophore receptor — protein MKKHTQPAVLKTARKRTAVVGAGILAAAMNPAFAETQSVRLDTVNVKGGKVVRSGYKAPNTTIGKRMQDIQNIPQSATVINRQVIQDQATTDLKSTLKNAGITFQAGEGGQAEVPIIRGMHAGNDVYDDGLRGSSAQFNSDTYNTERVEVLKGSAAVLFGRGAAGGVINQVNKSPYIGTGGEVAAGIGTQGRRRVTADINHAFNDDIAVRLNVMGDKADSFRKPVESKRWGIAPSIAFGLSGDTQLELSYKRDNSEKTADFGVPYLKTGENTRTAAVEAVDQFYGFHTDFEDSKRDSYTAALSHKFNDNVSLNNNLRYSRTRYRLLGVPPRLTENKDGTYTIGRDLGRGKKTINYDANTLTNNTDVNFKFNTGDIKHDLLVNLELTREKRDNYNDTYNFFNKADNRPITSQAWRNLKTLTPGVPADDVYYTHSSTLGSTLTTRTVGVGVNDIVELTPTLKAVAGVRFNSIKTENTPAGNGNRVQRSDNIWTYNGSLIWDYRPGSNVYASYNTAATPVAYRVTGQSDSLDPSQLVAAPEKTRTIEIGTKNAFFDDALTVNAALFHTKKTQQYYRDAGFIDWAKVYGLDLEVAGRVTDRFNVLGNVIVSNGKMRATSRSTTQLDGHFPEAAAKVTANVWGNYRITDQFNTGLGLRYVGDRYTHMPARGGNGVMKQKLPAYTAVDAMVSYENRNFRAQLNANNVLDKKYFDTGHRQQAIPGERRNFVATVGYKF, from the coding sequence ATGAAGAAACACACTCAACCCGCCGTATTGAAAACGGCACGCAAGCGAACGGCCGTTGTCGGCGCCGGCATTCTGGCAGCCGCCATGAACCCCGCCTTTGCCGAAACTCAGAGCGTCCGGCTGGATACCGTCAATGTCAAAGGCGGCAAGGTGGTACGCAGCGGCTACAAAGCCCCCAACACCACCATCGGCAAACGGATGCAGGACATTCAGAACATTCCGCAAAGTGCCACCGTCATCAACCGCCAAGTGATTCAGGATCAGGCGACCACCGATTTGAAATCCACGCTGAAAAACGCCGGCATCACCTTCCAGGCCGGCGAAGGCGGCCAGGCCGAAGTGCCGATTATCCGGGGCATGCACGCGGGCAACGATGTTTACGACGACGGTCTGCGCGGCTCTTCCGCCCAATTCAACAGCGACACCTACAACACCGAGCGTGTGGAAGTCCTCAAAGGCAGCGCGGCCGTCCTGTTCGGCCGCGGTGCGGCGGGGGGGGTCATCAACCAAGTCAATAAATCGCCCTATATCGGCACCGGGGGCGAAGTGGCAGCCGGTATCGGCACCCAAGGCAGACGCCGTGTTACCGCCGACATCAACCATGCCTTCAACGACGATATCGCCGTGCGCCTGAACGTGATGGGCGACAAAGCCGATTCCTTCCGCAAACCGGTGGAAAGCAAACGCTGGGGCATCGCGCCCAGCATCGCCTTCGGCCTGAGCGGCGATACGCAGCTGGAACTGTCCTACAAGCGCGACAACAGCGAGAAAACAGCCGATTTCGGCGTACCTTATCTGAAAACCGGTGAAAATACGCGCACGGCGGCAGTCGAAGCCGTCGATCAGTTCTACGGCTTCCACACCGATTTTGAAGACAGCAAACGCGACAGCTACACCGCGGCATTGAGCCACAAATTCAATGACAATGTGTCGCTGAACAACAATCTGCGTTACAGCCGCACCCGCTACCGCCTGCTGGGTGTGCCGCCGCGCCTGACCGAAAATAAAGACGGCACCTACACCATCGGCCGTGATCTGGGCAGGGGCAAGAAAACCATCAATTACGATGCGAACACCCTGACCAACAACACCGATGTCAATTTCAAATTCAATACCGGCGACATCAAACACGATTTGCTGGTGAACTTGGAGCTGACCCGAGAAAAACGCGACAACTACAACGACACCTACAACTTCTTCAACAAGGCAGACAACCGGCCCATTACCTCTCAGGCGTGGCGCAACCTGAAAACCCTGACCCCGGGCGTGCCTGCCGATGATGTTTACTATACCCACAGCAGCACATTGGGCAGTACACTGACCACCCGCACCGTAGGCGTGGGCGTCAACGATATTGTCGAACTGACGCCGACACTGAAAGCCGTCGCCGGTGTGCGCTTCAACAGCATCAAAACCGAAAACACGCCGGCCGGAAACGGCAACCGCGTGCAGCGTTCCGACAATATCTGGACCTACAACGGCAGCCTGATTTGGGACTACCGCCCCGGCAGCAATGTTTACGCTTCCTACAACACCGCCGCCACACCGGTAGCCTACCGCGTTACCGGCCAGAGCGACAGCCTGGATCCTTCGCAATTGGTTGCCGCACCGGAAAAAACGCGCACCATCGAAATCGGCACCAAAAATGCCTTCTTCGATGACGCACTGACGGTAAACGCCGCCCTGTTCCACACCAAGAAAACCCAGCAGTACTACCGCGATGCGGGCTTTATCGACTGGGCGAAAGTCTATGGTCTGGACCTGGAAGTGGCCGGGCGCGTTACCGACCGCTTCAACGTACTGGGCAATGTGATTGTCAGCAACGGCAAAATGCGCGCCACCTCGAGAAGCACCACCCAGCTTGACGGCCACTTCCCCGAAGCGGCGGCCAAAGTTACCGCCAACGTATGGGGCAACTACCGCATTACCGACCAGTTCAATACCGGTCTGGGCCTGCGTTATGTCGGCGACCGCTACACCCATATGCCCGCACGCGGCGGCAACGGTGTGATGAAGCAGAAACTGCCCGCCTATACTGCGGTTGATGCGATGGTCAGCTATGAAAACAGAAACTTCCGCGCCCAACTGAATGCGAACAACGTACTCGACAAGAAATACTTCGATACGGGGCACCGCCAACAGGCTATTCCGGGCGAACGCCGCAATTTCGTCGCCACCGTCGGCTACAAGTTCTAA